The proteins below are encoded in one region of Myxococcales bacterium:
- a CDS encoding DUF4258 domain-containing protein translates to MHASINKEEARAAIRRIIQTGTVTFTGHARKEMSNDHLGEIDVLNVLRGGWVEGPEWENGGWRYKVCTQKITVVVEFECEDDMSIEQELDEVVIITAWRL, encoded by the coding sequence ATGCACGCATCGATAAACAAGGAGGAGGCTCGAGCGGCAATCAGAAGGATTATCCAAACCGGAACGGTGACCTTTACTGGGCATGCGAGAAAGGAAATGAGCAATGACCATTTGGGAGAAATCGATGTGCTCAATGTATTGCGTGGTGGATGGGTCGAGGGGCCAGAATGGGAAAATGGCGGATGGCGCTACAAAGTATGCACTCAGAAAATTACCGTAGTTGTTGAGTTTGAGTGCGAAGACGACATGAGTATTGAACAAGAGTTAGACGAGGTAGTGATCATTACGGCGTGGAGGTTATGA
- a CDS encoding helix-turn-helix domain-containing protein, translating into MMKRCRNCGSRTLVQSVQDRQLDSLPSVRVCGLKVSRCQECGEEAVSIPRLEQLHRVVAHTLVKKPGLLSGPQVRYLRKWLGWAAQDLARRFDLTPEHVSRIENGHLRISVTADRLLRMLVLTKDPVEKYSPEELLDTPVSEHPFDLTIRSSDHEWDAVA; encoded by the coding sequence ATGATGAAGAGGTGTAGAAATTGCGGTTCTCGAACGCTTGTACAAAGTGTGCAAGACCGTCAGCTTGACTCGCTTCCGTCGGTGCGCGTCTGTGGGTTGAAAGTTAGCCGTTGCCAAGAGTGCGGCGAAGAAGCGGTTTCTATTCCTCGGCTCGAACAGCTTCACCGCGTTGTTGCGCATACGCTGGTCAAAAAGCCGGGCCTCTTGAGTGGCCCCCAAGTGAGATACCTGCGGAAGTGGTTGGGTTGGGCCGCTCAGGATCTCGCTCGCCGTTTTGATCTCACGCCGGAACACGTTTCAAGAATCGAAAACGGTCACCTTCGGATATCGGTAACTGCCGATCGTCTACTTCGAATGCTCGTGCTAACAAAAGATCCTGTCGAAAAGTACTCCCCAGAGGAGTTGCTAGACACCCCAGTCTCCGAGCATCCGTTTGATCTCACAATCCGGTCTTCTGACCACGAATGGGATGCGGTTGCGTGA
- a CDS encoding AbiEi antitoxin N-terminal domain-containing protein, with protein sequence MSSGHNTKINQVLKEWRPGMVATQRWLDSRGVYYQLADRYVRGGWFQKLAVGVYCRAGDRPSWAGAVHALQVHDEHCVYPGGKAALVMLGHGHFVQRGESKLTLFGPPASRLPKWFAEHDWGLKVEYRTNVLFDDAALGLSKRDIDGFQMQLSGAERAMLEMLLDVPGEISVGDASAIARGAYHPAPLCTATAFGVLFGPLSKAPRALARRSFRTPLDGQAFP encoded by the coding sequence ATGAGTAGTGGACACAACACTAAAATAAACCAAGTTCTCAAGGAGTGGCGACCTGGAATGGTAGCCACTCAAAGGTGGCTAGACAGTCGTGGTGTGTACTACCAACTCGCTGATCGCTATGTTCGAGGTGGTTGGTTTCAAAAGCTGGCGGTCGGTGTGTATTGCCGCGCGGGTGATCGACCTTCCTGGGCGGGCGCTGTTCACGCTCTGCAGGTGCACGATGAGCATTGTGTTTATCCCGGCGGTAAAGCCGCACTCGTGATGTTGGGTCACGGTCATTTTGTGCAGCGTGGCGAATCGAAGCTCACTCTTTTCGGTCCTCCAGCAAGTCGGTTGCCAAAGTGGTTTGCCGAGCATGATTGGGGTCTGAAAGTCGAATATAGGACGAACGTTCTTTTCGATGATGCAGCGCTTGGCTTGAGCAAACGAGATATCGACGGATTTCAGATGCAACTGTCGGGCGCAGAGCGAGCCATGCTGGAGATGTTGCTGGATGTCCCAGGTGAGATAAGCGTTGGGGATGCATCGGCCATCGCAAGGGGGGCTTACCACCCTGCGCCCCTATGTACTGCAACGGCTTTTGGAGTCTTGTTCGGTCCGTTAAGTAAAGCGCCTCGCGCTCTTGCTCGGCGATCATTCAGAACACCGTTGGATGGGCAAGCTTTCCCTTGA
- a CDS encoding type IV toxin-antitoxin system AbiEi family antitoxin domain-containing protein, translated as MLGDHSEHRWMGKLSLERVDLGSGKRVLGGGGHYYSAYQLSLPESLESAGD; from the coding sequence TTGCTCGGCGATCATTCAGAACACCGTTGGATGGGCAAGCTTTCCCTTGAGCGCGTGGATTTGGGTTCTGGCAAGCGAGTGCTAGGCGGCGGCGGTCACTATTACTCCGCCTATCAGCTCTCGCTTCCCGAGAGCTTGGAGTCAGCGGGAGATTAA
- a CDS encoding nucleotidyl transferase AbiEii/AbiGii toxin family protein yields the protein MKRIKKGIQQSIPEAKVKGIAASGVDVARLMVRRDGATVKIEPNFILRGTVFSPIEMELCQTAQREFELFTTALVVSHADLYGGKLCAALDRQHPRDLFDVKLLLETEGLSDSVRKAFVVYLASHNRPMHELLSPNFLDLRSAYEGEFMGMVDNVSPLQELEAVRKDLVRRIQQSLTDKERAFLLSVKRGNPDWNALDVSGIERLPGIQWKLANIQRMSKSKQKEHQAKLEKVLNI from the coding sequence TTGAAACGCATCAAAAAAGGTATTCAGCAATCGATTCCTGAAGCAAAAGTCAAAGGAATCGCAGCTAGTGGCGTGGATGTGGCTCGACTGATGGTACGCCGCGATGGCGCTACCGTTAAGATCGAGCCTAATTTTATCCTTCGAGGCACGGTCTTTTCGCCGATAGAAATGGAACTGTGCCAAACTGCGCAAAGGGAATTTGAGCTGTTCACTACGGCCCTTGTGGTGAGCCACGCAGATCTCTATGGAGGGAAGCTTTGTGCGGCGCTCGATCGTCAACATCCTCGTGACCTTTTTGATGTAAAGTTGTTGCTAGAGACGGAAGGTCTCAGCGATTCAGTACGTAAAGCCTTTGTTGTGTACCTTGCAAGTCACAACCGGCCAATGCACGAATTGCTTAGTCCAAACTTTTTAGATCTTCGCAGCGCGTACGAGGGCGAGTTTATGGGTATGGTCGATAACGTTTCGCCGTTACAGGAGCTTGAAGCAGTTCGAAAAGATCTAGTGAGGCGAATTCAACAAAGCCTAACCGACAAAGAGCGTGCATTTCTATTGTCCGTAAAACGTGGCAACCCTGATTGGAATGCGCTCGATGTTTCCGGTATCGAAAGACTGCCCGGCATACAATGGAAGCTTGCTAACATCCAACGAATGAGCAAATCCAAACAGAAAGAACATCAAGCAAAGCTTGAAAAGGTATTGAATATATAA
- a CDS encoding putative addiction module antidote protein, which translates to MKTVKYNELLHQQLQDPEEAAEYLTACLEESEEVFLLGLRHVAKALGGVDKLSQETELNRESLYRMLSEQGNPRLSSLGAILAQLGIRIRFEPASDEKRVA; encoded by the coding sequence ATGAAAACAGTTAAGTACAATGAGTTGCTGCACCAACAACTGCAAGATCCTGAAGAGGCCGCTGAGTATCTCACTGCGTGTTTAGAAGAATCCGAAGAAGTTTTTCTTCTTGGTCTGCGGCACGTAGCCAAAGCTTTAGGCGGCGTCGATAAACTGTCTCAAGAAACTGAACTCAACCGCGAGTCTCTCTACCGCATGCTCTCAGAGCAAGGCAACCCTCGCCTATCCAGCCTCGGCGCCATCCTAGCCCAACTCGGTATCCGCATCCGTTTTGAACCTGCCTCAGATGAGAAACGCGTCGCCTAG
- a CDS encoding type II toxin-antitoxin system RelE/ParE family toxin — protein MEPVVQQIVASVPFVEWLGALKDKRARAKIRARINRLELGNFGDCKSVGGGVSELRISFGPGYRVYFGRDGQTVVVLLCGGDKSSQARDIEKAKLYWKEYKDENS, from the coding sequence ATGGAGCCAGTTGTTCAACAGATCGTAGCTAGTGTTCCATTTGTTGAGTGGCTTGGCGCTCTAAAGGACAAACGTGCAAGAGCAAAAATTAGAGCAAGAATCAACCGATTGGAACTCGGGAACTTTGGCGACTGCAAATCAGTCGGTGGAGGCGTCTCAGAGCTACGCATCAGCTTTGGCCCAGGCTACCGGGTTTATTTTGGAAGAGATGGTCAGACCGTAGTCGTCTTGCTGTGTGGCGGTGACAAGAGCTCACAAGCCAGGGACATCGAGAAAGCAAAGCTTTACTGGAAAGAGTACAAAGATGAAAACAGTTAA
- a CDS encoding type II toxin-antitoxin system HicA family toxin: MPVSGKQVIRRLLAQGWQRKGQQGSHVKMIKGDTIVVVPVHGNKDLGKGLLKAIEKQSGVKLR; encoded by the coding sequence ATGCCGGTCTCTGGAAAACAAGTCATCAGGCGTTTGTTGGCTCAGGGTTGGCAGCGAAAAGGCCAGCAAGGCTCGCATGTGAAAATGATCAAGGGAGACACTATTGTTGTGGTTCCGGTCCATGGAAACAAAGACCTCGGAAAGGGATTGCTCAAAGCGATCGAAAAGCAGTCAGGAGTGAAGCTTCGATGA
- a CDS encoding type II toxin-antitoxin system HicB family antitoxin, with amino-acid sequence MKYQAKISQDGDGYSVEFPDLPGCFSAGDTLEQAKVNAAEALSLYLQEAQDPDWQLPEARRRKGKDLYWLEPSDEVRIALRIRSLRMRAGLNQSRFARRLGMPVQQLQKLETPGKSNPTYKMLTRIYREAGEELPF; translated from the coding sequence ATGAAGTACCAAGCAAAGATTTCCCAAGACGGCGATGGCTATTCTGTGGAGTTTCCGGATCTGCCTGGTTGCTTTAGTGCCGGCGACACCTTGGAGCAAGCAAAGGTGAACGCAGCCGAAGCGCTCAGCCTATATCTGCAAGAAGCGCAGGATCCAGACTGGCAGCTCCCGGAAGCGAGGCGTCGCAAAGGCAAAGATTTGTATTGGCTTGAACCCAGTGATGAGGTGCGGATTGCCTTGCGTATACGAAGTTTGCGCATGCGTGCTGGGCTAAATCAATCACGTTTTGCTAGGCGCCTGGGAATGCCGGTTCAACAGCTCCAAAAACTGGAAACACCGGGCAAATCCAATCCCACCTATAAAATGCTCACGCGCATTTACCGCGAGGCCGGCGAAGAACTTCCATTTTGA
- a CDS encoding PEGA domain-containing protein, producing MLVLEPLNNPQISSEHYQKAKTSIVATLASYGHTVLTLEHRRIKHKLSETDKRCTSVLCADDAAKHARADAAITWTLWSEEAVPTSIALNLTTPSANNYSVKQDIQANDLKSAAREACKEALTKYQKGSGPFLKVEGTQGARLLIDTVPTGILPYHKRIEPGEHHITVELNGFDTYNTTLTIPKDKSFERTVSANLSPSWKRTTRGSSRVCSWERARCLQRLAPLGLRREQRAQHEDN from the coding sequence GTGCTAGTCCTTGAGCCGCTCAACAATCCTCAAATCAGCTCCGAGCACTACCAAAAAGCCAAAACCTCCATCGTAGCGACCCTCGCCTCTTACGGTCATACGGTCCTCACTCTTGAGCACCGCCGCATCAAACACAAACTAAGCGAAACGGATAAGCGCTGCACCTCCGTCCTGTGCGCCGATGATGCTGCAAAGCATGCCAGGGCCGATGCCGCCATCACCTGGACCCTTTGGTCTGAAGAAGCTGTGCCCACTTCCATTGCTTTGAACCTCACCACCCCATCGGCGAACAACTACTCCGTCAAACAAGACATCCAAGCAAACGACCTCAAATCAGCAGCCCGAGAAGCCTGTAAAGAGGCCCTAACCAAATACCAAAAAGGCTCAGGCCCCTTCCTCAAAGTCGAAGGCACACAAGGCGCCCGCCTCTTAATAGACACCGTCCCCACCGGCATCCTCCCCTATCACAAACGCATCGAGCCCGGCGAGCACCACATCACCGTAGAGCTCAACGGCTTTGATACCTACAACACAACCCTCACCATCCCCAAAGACAAAAGCTTCGAGCGCACTGTATCAGCCAACCTCAGCCCATCATGGAAACGCACTACCCGTGGCTCGTCTCGGGTGTGCTCGTGGGAGCGGGCGCGGTGCTTGCAACGATTGGCGCCATTGGGCTTGCGCAGGGAACAACGTGCGCAACACGAGGACAACTGA
- a CDS encoding PEGA domain-containing protein: MLVLEPLNNPQISSELYRTAKTSIVATLASYGHTVLTLEHRRIKHKLSETDKRCTSVLCADDAAKHARADAAITWTLWSEEAVPTSIALNLTTPSASNYSVKQDIQANDLKSAAREACKEALTKYQKGSGPFLKVEGTPGARLLIDGIPTGILPYHKRIEPGEHHISVELNGFDTYNTTLIIPKDKSFERTVSANLEPIMQTHYPWLMSGVLVGAGAALTTIGAIGLAQGTTCSSLEPITGTCIENEKPNAIAWVEMGLGAASITAGIVWFFIGQYQTRAPTEKEDNNCT; the protein is encoded by the coding sequence GTGCTAGTCCTTGAGCCGCTCAACAATCCTCAAATCAGCTCCGAGCTCTACCGCACCGCCAAAACCTCCATCGTAGCGACCCTCGCCTCTTACGGTCATACGGTCCTCACTCTTGAGCACCGCCGCATCAAACACAAACTAAGCGAAACGGATAAGCGCTGCACCTCCGTCCTGTGCGCCGATGATGCTGCCAAGCATGCCAGGGCCGATGCCGCCATCACCTGGACCCTGTGGTCCGAAGAAGCTGTGCCCACTTCCATCGCGCTAAACCTCACCACCCCATCGGCCAGCAACTACTCCGTCAAACAAGACATCCAAGCAAACGACCTCAAATCAGCAGCCCGCGAAGCCTGTAAAGAGGCCCTAACCAAATACCAAAAAGGCTCAGGCCCCTTCCTCAAAGTCGAAGGCACACCGGGAGCACGCCTGCTCATCGATGGTATCCCCACCGGCATCCTCCCCTATCACAAACGCATCGAACCAGGAGAGCACCACATCAGCGTCGAGCTCAACGGCTTTGATACCTACAACACAACCCTCATCATCCCCAAAGACAAAAGCTTCGAGCGCACTGTATCAGCCAACCTAGAGCCCATCATGCAGACGCACTACCCGTGGCTGATGTCGGGTGTGCTCGTGGGAGCGGGCGCTGCGCTCACAACGATTGGCGCCATTGGGCTTGCGCAGGGCACAACGTGTTCATCCTTGGAACCTATCACTGGCACTTGCATTGAAAATGAAAAGCCAAATGCCATTGCATGGGTGGAAATGGGTTTAGGTGCAGCTTCCATCACGGCCGGCATAGTTTGGTTTTTTATCGGCCAATACCAAACACGTGCGCCAACCGAAAAAGAAGACAACAATTGCACGTAA
- a CDS encoding DUF4391 domain-containing protein, whose amino-acid sequence MTPADFYRAMALPDECLLAKRVFKKLFYENANLTAADKRALSSDVETITWQYTLKPSTVPIAAYEDDEREYLEIAVIECVLSQRRNANRIAEIVHRAIPYPLLLLFHHRSADEAEAVALSVAHKRASRAQRGAVVAEGLLRTEWFEGEPRSDIESAFLASLSIFETGAQDFWALYSALFDRVMSYVASSLTGEFALRESKPPAERRKLLSDCRNLRREIGTVRAAIREETNFGKQIEMNSKLKQLTVELEEMMRDL is encoded by the coding sequence ATGACGCCGGCTGACTTCTATAGAGCGATGGCCCTTCCCGACGAGTGCCTGCTCGCTAAGCGCGTGTTCAAGAAGTTGTTTTATGAGAACGCCAACCTTACTGCCGCCGACAAGCGCGCGCTAAGCAGCGACGTCGAGACCATCACCTGGCAGTACACACTCAAGCCATCCACGGTGCCCATCGCCGCCTACGAAGACGACGAACGAGAGTACCTCGAGATTGCGGTCATTGAGTGCGTTCTTAGTCAGCGCCGCAACGCGAACCGAATCGCGGAGATTGTTCACCGCGCAATTCCGTATCCTCTTCTGCTCTTGTTTCACCATCGCTCTGCTGATGAGGCTGAGGCTGTCGCCCTCAGCGTAGCGCACAAGCGGGCGAGCCGGGCGCAGCGAGGAGCTGTGGTGGCGGAGGGCCTCCTGCGCACCGAATGGTTTGAAGGAGAACCACGGTCGGATATCGAATCCGCGTTCCTCGCAAGCCTCAGTATCTTTGAGACAGGCGCCCAAGATTTTTGGGCGCTCTACAGCGCGCTCTTTGATCGTGTTATGTCGTATGTAGCCTCGTCACTGACCGGCGAGTTCGCGCTGCGAGAAAGCAAGCCACCCGCGGAACGCCGAAAGCTGCTCTCTGATTGCAGGAACTTGAGGCGAGAAATCGGCACCGTTCGTGCGGCGATCCGCGAAGAAACAAACTTTGGAAAACAAATTGAGATGAACAGCAAGCTCAAGCAGCTCACTGTCGAACTCGAAGAGATGATGAGAGATTTATGA
- a CDS encoding site-specific DNA-methyltransferase — translation MTTSAHDEHEGPEQLDPMEFGSSPDGVRENIQRMQEIFPEVFAEGKVDFDALRETLGDYVDDREERYSFTWHGKSRARHIAQTPSTGTLLPCPEQSVEWDTTQNLFIEGDNLEVLKLLQKSYHRRVKMIYIDPPYNTGKEFIYPDKYQDNLETYLKYTGQTDGQGFKVSANTEADGRYHTNWLNMMYPRLKLARNLLTDDGSIWISIDDNEAANLRSICNEIFGEENFVATFIWQKRTTRENRRVFSFNHDFVLCFARDKDRFQESRNLLPLGDEALSRYSNPDNDPRGDWQSVAITAQAGHATPSQFYTICTPSGREIDPPPGNCWRYNKGKFDEMVAEGRIWFGASGNNVPRKKHFLTEGKDGLTPHTLWLAEEVGTNDSAKRNLVGLFDGGDAYDTPKPVQLVERMLQIATSPGDTVLDFFAGSGTTGEAVWRHRDPGTQSRRFILVQLPEVTEDQRFPTVSDFTRARLAASVKALANNPELSTDESHVDLGFRVLKLSSSNIKTWDADFDSLDESLLNAIENIKPSRSEDDVLYEMLLKYGLDLAIPIESRIVSGKKVYIIGAGALVVCLATGVTLDVVEGIAALRKELKPEVMRVVFRDAGFADDVVKTNTVQILKQAGINDVKSL, via the coding sequence ATGACGACGAGTGCACACGACGAACACGAAGGCCCAGAGCAACTCGACCCAATGGAATTTGGGAGCTCACCGGATGGTGTCCGGGAAAACATACAGCGGATGCAAGAAATTTTCCCAGAGGTTTTTGCAGAGGGCAAGGTCGACTTCGATGCGCTTCGCGAGACGCTTGGCGACTACGTCGACGACCGAGAGGAGAGATACAGCTTCACCTGGCACGGCAAGAGCCGAGCGCGCCACATTGCGCAAACTCCATCGACAGGAACGCTGCTGCCGTGCCCGGAACAATCAGTTGAGTGGGATACCACCCAGAATCTATTCATCGAGGGCGACAACCTCGAGGTGCTCAAGCTTCTGCAGAAGTCGTATCACCGCCGCGTGAAGATGATCTACATCGACCCGCCGTACAACACGGGCAAGGAGTTCATCTACCCAGACAAGTACCAGGACAATCTGGAAACCTACCTGAAGTACACGGGCCAGACTGACGGGCAGGGCTTCAAGGTTTCTGCCAACACGGAGGCGGACGGTCGCTACCACACCAACTGGCTCAACATGATGTACCCGCGATTGAAGCTGGCGCGAAACCTCCTTACCGACGACGGGTCCATTTGGATCTCCATTGACGACAATGAAGCGGCAAACCTTCGAAGCATCTGCAACGAGATTTTTGGCGAAGAGAATTTCGTAGCCACCTTTATTTGGCAAAAGCGCACCACGCGCGAAAACAGGCGCGTGTTTTCCTTCAACCATGACTTTGTGTTGTGCTTTGCGCGCGACAAAGATCGCTTTCAGGAGTCAAGAAACCTATTGCCACTCGGAGATGAAGCACTATCTCGGTACTCCAATCCCGATAACGATCCGCGAGGGGATTGGCAGTCTGTCGCGATTACCGCTCAGGCGGGCCACGCGACGCCATCACAGTTCTACACAATCTGCACACCCAGTGGTCGCGAAATCGACCCACCGCCCGGCAATTGTTGGCGGTACAACAAGGGGAAATTCGACGAGATGGTTGCCGAAGGCAGGATCTGGTTCGGAGCGAGCGGCAACAACGTTCCCCGGAAGAAACACTTTCTAACTGAAGGCAAGGACGGCCTTACTCCCCACACGCTTTGGCTCGCTGAGGAGGTAGGCACCAATGACTCGGCCAAGAGGAACCTAGTAGGCCTTTTCGATGGTGGCGACGCGTACGACACCCCCAAGCCCGTTCAACTGGTGGAGCGCATGCTTCAGATTGCTACGAGCCCCGGCGACACTGTCTTGGATTTCTTTGCTGGCTCGGGGACTACCGGTGAAGCGGTGTGGCGCCACCGAGACCCTGGCACCCAATCGCGGCGCTTCATCCTGGTTCAGCTCCCGGAGGTGACGGAGGACCAACGCTTTCCAACAGTCTCGGACTTCACTCGAGCGAGGCTTGCTGCCTCTGTCAAGGCGCTCGCAAACAACCCAGAGCTATCGACGGACGAGTCCCACGTCGACCTTGGTTTTCGCGTGCTCAAGTTGTCGAGCAGCAACATCAAGACCTGGGATGCGGATTTCGACTCGCTCGACGAGTCGCTCCTCAACGCTATCGAAAACATTAAACCCAGCCGTTCCGAGGATGACGTTCTCTACGAGATGTTGCTCAAATACGGGCTCGACCTGGCGATCCCGATCGAATCGCGCATTGTGAGTGGCAAGAAGGTCTACATCATTGGCGCGGGCGCTTTGGTGGTCTGCCTGGCCACAGGGGTCACGTTGGACGTCGTAGAGGGGATCGCGGCTCTTCGGAAGGAACTGAAGCCCGAGGTCATGCGGGTGGTCTTTCGGGACGCTGGCTTTGCCGACGACGTGGTCAAGACGAACACCGTCCAGATCTTGAAGCAGGCTGGAATCAACGACGTGAAGAGCCTGTAG